The DNA window CCGCGGCGCTGTCGCCGGTGAGCGTGGCAGCGTCCGCGACCTTGAACAGCACCGCTTCGCGCTGCGGCGTGGCCACCTGCCAGCTGAGCGGTGAACTGAGCCGGCTGTGGGCGATCCACTGCGCCTGCGCCAGATCCGTCAGCGAATGAATCGGTCGGTCGGCCAGATAACCCGGCGACGCCACCGGAAAAATGGCGAAGCTGTCGATCAGCGCCGCGCGGTGGCTGGAATCCGCCAGCTGGCCCAGGCGGATCGCCACGTCAAAGCGCTCCGAGATCAGATCGGCGTGATAAGAAGAAGACACATGCTGGATGCGCAGCCGCGGGTGCTGTCGCGAAAATGCCGCCAGCGCCGGCACCACCACCTGCGCGCCGTACTCCGGTGTACTGGTGATGCGCAGCACGCCGCTCAGCCCGTGATGATCGCGGCGCACGTCGTCCAGCACGTTTTCCGCCTCCTGCAGCAGCTGCAGGCTGCGCTGGTAAAAGCGTTCGCCGGCGTCGGTCAGCGACAGCCGCCGGGTGCTGCGCGCCAGCAGTGACACCCCCAGCTCGTTCTCCAGCTGTTTGACGTTAAAACTCACCACCGCCTTGGTTTGCCCCAGCGCCGCCGCCGCCGCGGTAAAGCTGCCCGCTTCCACCACCGCCGCAAAGATCGCCAGGCGCTGCAAATTCAGCATTTCTCCGCCCTTATTGTCAAAATGATTTTGACAGTGTAATCGCCTGTCGCCGATTTATCCGCACTTTTCCCCCCGATACACTGCTCGCCTTCAACCGGAGGCACCATGTCTTATCGCAGCAAAGTGGCAATCGTCTATCTGCTCGGCTTTTTCGTCGATCTGATCAATATGTTTATCGCCAACGTCGCCTACCCCGCCATCGGCCAGGCGATGCGGGCATCGGTCAGCCAACTGGCGTGGGTCAGCAACGGCTATATTCTCGGCCTGACGCTGGTGATCCCGCTCAGCGCTTGGCTGGCGCAGCGCATCGGTGGGCGGCGGGTCTTTCTGCTGTCGCTGACGCTGTTCATGCTGGCCACCCTCGGCGCAGGCAACGCCGACAGCATCGGTGCGCTGATCGGCTGGCGTACCCTGCAGGGCATGGGCGGCGGCTTGCTGATCCCCATCGGCCAAACGCTGACCTACCAGCTGTACCGCAGCCATGAACGCGCCGGGCTATCGGCGGCCATCATGCTGGTGGGGCTGCTGGCGCCGGCGCTGTCACCGGCGCTGGGCGGCTGGCTCGTCGATCGGCTGGACTGGCGCTGGGTGTTTTTCGCCAACCTGCCGCTGGCGGCCCTGGCCCTGGCGCTGGCGGCCCTGTGGCTGCGCGCGGAAACGTCGACGGCGGTGCGTAAACCGCTCGACGGCAAAGGGCTGCTGAGCGCCTGCGCGGCGTTGACGCTGCTGCTGCTCGGCCTGACCCGGCTGAGCGAGGCCGGTCATCAGGCTTCCGGCGCGGCGCTGCTGGCCGCCGGCTTGCTGGTGCTGGCGTACTATCTGCGTCATAGCCTGCGCGCCCCACAGCCGCTGTTGAACCTGCGGCTGGTCGGCGATCCGCTGCTGCGCAACGCCATGGCGGTTTATTTGTGCATTCCCGGCCTGTTCATCGGCGTCAGCCTGGTGGCGATGCTGTATCTGCAAAACCAACTGGGGATGCCCGCCGCACAGGTCGGCGGCCTGATGCTGCCCTGGGCGCTGGCGTCGTTCCTGGCCATCACGCTGACCGGCAAAACCTTTAACCGCCTCGGCCCGCAGCCGCTGCTGATTGCCGGCTGCCTGTTGCAAGGTGCCGGCATGCTGACGCTGGCGCAGATCGATCAGGCCGGGCAGTACGCGTTGCAGATCGCCGCCTTCGCCCTGATGGGGTTTGGCGGCAGCCTGTGCAGCAGCACCGCGCAGAGCAGCGCGTTCCTGCAGATCCCCGACGCTCAGCTGGCGGACGCCAGTGCGCTGTGGAACATCAACCGCCAACTCAGTTTTTGCCTCGGCGTGGCGCTGCTCAGCCTGTTGCTGAATCTGCTGCTGACCGTGTTGCCGCCCGCAGCGGCCTACCGAACCTGCTTCATTCTGGCGGGCGCCAGCGTATTTATCCCGCTGTTGCTGTGCCTGCGCCTCGCTAACCGCGCCATCGTGCGCCAACTCAACGCTCAACAGGATGCTTTATGAACCCGTATTTTACCGAAGTGATCGACGCCCACATCGCCATTGAACGCTGGCTGGGCAAAGGGGCCGGAGAAGAGCAGGCGTTGCTGGCGCGCTTTACGCCGGATTTCAGTATGATCGCGCTGAACGGCGCTCCGCTGGATTTCGCCACGCTGTGCGCCTTTTTCCGCGCGCATCGCGCCGCCAAACCGGGATTGGAAATCGTGATAGAAGAGATGAGGCTGGTGGCCGAATGGCCGACGGGCGCGGTAGTCAGCTACCGGGAAAAACAGAGCCTGCCGGGGCAAAGCGCCACGCTGCGCTATTCCACGGTGGTCTTTGAACGTCTGCCCAACGCGCTCGGCTGGCGGCATTTGCACGAAACTGCCGCGGTGCAATAATTACAGAAAGCTGCCGGCCAAAAACAGTTCCCAACCGACGATCGCTCCGCACAGGGTTACCGCACTGAAAATGACTTCAAACAGATAGCGATTGATCATCGTTCGTCGCCTCAAAAGAAGACACCCGGAAGAACCGGGTGTCTGGAGTACGGGCTGGAGAGTGCGGAACCTTTCGGTTCCGCAACCATCACTTAATTAAGCTTTTTTACCGGCTTTTTTGTGGTGTTTTTTAGCGGCCTGAGCTTTCTGCACTGGCGCTTTTTTGTGGTGTTTTTTAGCAGCCTGGGCTTTCTGAGCTGGCGCTTTTTTGTGGTGCTTTTTAGCGGCCTGAGCTTTCTGGGCTGGCGCTTTTTTGTGGTGCTTAGCTTTCTTGTGGTGCGTTGCTTTAGCTGGCGCTTTTTCAGCAGCAGCCGCTGGCGCAGCGGTAGTGGTGGTCGCAGCTGGCGCGGTGGTGGTAGCCGGAGCAGTAGCTGCAGTATCAGCAGCGAAAGCAACAGAAGACAGACCCATAGTGGCAGCAACGATCAGCGCTAATACTTTTTTCATCTTTAAATCCTCAGAGTGTTGTTTCGGTAAGCTCCGGTGGAGCCGTTGAAACAGATACTAGTGGAATCAAACTGCCGCTTCCGTGAGTGATTGGTTTCGCCGAGTAACCAAATGTACAAAGCCCAGACGCCGGCAAACACCTGCGTGACGGCGGTTTTTTTCCGTGATCGGCCACACAATTCTCGACATGGTCTACACTTAAAAGACATGTGTCGAAATGGAGAGCTGAATGTTTAAGAAAGCGGAAAGAACAGAACGCGATATCGATCAGGACGTCACTCTGTTGGCCGATACGCTGGATGAAGTGTTGCGCGAGTCCGGTGACAAGACCAAAGAGGAACTGAAAGAGCTGCACAGCAAGGCGAAAGGCGTGCTGCGCGACGCTCGGGCGCGGTTCAATGGCTCCACCAGTCTGACACAGCATGCGCGCGACGCGGTCGATCAAGCCGACAGCTACGTGCGTGACAAACCTTGGCAGGGCGTAGGGATCGGTGCCGCCGTCGGCATCGTGCTCGGCGTGCTGCTGGCCCGGCGTTAACACCCCTGCAGTCATAAAGATAAAACAGATGTGCGTCTGGCCCGCGGAAATCGCGGGCCGTTTAATTTAGGCGTTTGAACAGCTGCGCCAGCCCCTGCACCGCCCGCTCCGTCTCCTCTCGCCGGCTGAAATTGGCGAACCCCAGCAGTAACCCTTGCCCCACCGGATGGTCGATTCGCCAGTCCGACAACGCCTGCGCCGCCAGCCCCTGCTGCCAGGCTTGCGCCGCCAACGGCGCATCCGCCACGCCGTCGCGCAGCCGGGCCAACAGCTGAATGCCGCCCTGTTGCGGCACCGTCGTCAGCCACGCCCCCAGTTGCCGTTCCAGCGCCTGCGTCAACCACTCGCGCCGCTGACGGTACAGCGGCCGCATGCGTTTCAGGTGGCGGTAGAAATGCCCTTGTCGGATAAAATCCGCCACGCCGGCCTGCAGCAGCGGCGGGCACCCGCAGCCGCGCAGCCGACTGCTGCGCGCGAATGCCTCCGTCAGACCGACGGGCACCACCAGATAAGCCATGCGCAGCGCCGGGAACAGCGTTTTGCTGAAGGTGCCGGCGTACAGCACCCGCCCCTGAACATCGAGGCTTTTCAGCGGCGGCAGTGGCCGCCCGTGGTAGCGAAACTCGCTGTCGTAGTCATCCTCGAGGATCCAGGCCCCGCGCTGCTGCGCCCAGTCGAGCAGCGCCATGCGCCGCGTCAGGCTGAGCGAGACGCCGAGCGGGCTTTGATGGGTCGGCGTCACCACCGCCAGCCGCGCCTCAGGCGCCGTCAGCATACCGGCGGCCACGTCCATGCCCTGTTCATCCACCGGCACAGCGACCGGCCTGACGCCGGCGGCCCGCAGCAGCGGGCGCGTAACCGGATAGCCGGGATCTTCGATCCATACCGCATCGCCGGCGTGCAACAGCGTCTCCACCACCCAGTCCAACAGCGCCGGATAACCGGCACAGAGGAAAACCTGCTCCGGCCGGCAGCTGATGCCGCGCGACAAATGCAGATAATGGGCGATCGCCTCACGCAGCTCAGGCAGGCCGCCGGCCGGCGGCAGCGCCAGAGAGGCCACCGTGGAACCGCGCAGCTGACGGGCGACAATGCGCTGCCATAACGCCCGTGGAAACGCATCCAGCGCCGGTAGCCCCAGTTGGAAAGGCTGCAGCATACCCTGCGGTTGCAGCGGATCGGGCGCCATCGCCGCCAGCAGTGGCGCAGCGGATACCGCGCCCGACGGCATGTGCGGCAACTGTGGCGAGACATAGGTGCCCGCCTGCCCGCGACTCTGCAAAAAACCTTCGGCGATAAGTTGCGCGTAGGCGCTTTCCACCGTGGCGCGCGCCACGCCCAGATCGCTCGCCAACCCGCGCACTGAGGGCAACCGGCTGCCCGCCGCCAGGCTGCCCTGGGTAATGGCGTCTTTAATCCGCTGGTAAATCTGCCGGTACAGCGGCTCGGCGAGCCGGCTGTCCAGCCGCAGCGAGGTCAGGAAAGATGGCATCATGGCCCGGTTAAATAATCATTTTATGGCCCTATAGCATAGACCATAAGGCCGCTAAAGTAGCGCCATAATTTCGTTACTACCGATTGAGGTTGACCATGATTAAGCAACGTTTGAACTATGCCGAGCTGGCGCCCGCCCCGTACAAAAATATGGTGAGCGCGCTGATGGCGCTGGAGAAAGGCGCCCTGGACAAGGCGACCATCGAATTGATGTTTATGCGCGTTTCGCAGATCAACGGCTGCGCCTACTGCCTGGATATGCACGGCAAAGCGCTGCGCGAAAGCGGCTTCAGCCATGCCAAGCTGGATACGCTGGCGGGCTGGCGCGTCAGCCATGAATTCAGCGAGCGCGAACGCGCCGCGCTGGAATGGGCCGAGTCGGTGACGCTGATCGCCGCCACCGGCGCGCCGGACAGCGCTTTCGAGGCGCTGAAGGCGCACTTCAGCGACGTCGAGATCGCCGATCTGACCTTCGCCATCAGCATCATGAACGCCTTCAACCGGCTGGCCGTCAGCATGCGCCAGTAATACGCTCGCCTCCCCCTCTTGACTGAGAGGGGGAATTCCACACCCGCAAAAATTTTTTCCCTCGCCTTTTCCAGCCCCGACGCGGCCTGCGCCCCCACCCCCACAAAACACCATATATAGCGTGGTTGATAAAACAAATATCAACATATAGTATTTTATGGGTCAGCCGCAGGGAATGTCGTTCGGTTGATAACGCCGTCAGAAACGCCAGGAACGATGCTCCGTTATCTGACTTGTCCGCCTTTCCTTCAGCCTAAAGGTAAATGCGAATCATGAGCATTATTATTTACAGCAAACCGGACTGTGTCCAGTGCAACGCCACCTATCGCGCATTTGATAAACAGGGGATTGATTATCAGGTGATCGATCTCACCCAGGATCAGCAGGCGCTGAACCACGTAAAATCCTTAGGTTATCAGCAGGTTCCGGTGATTATCGCCGGTGACGATCACTGGTCCGGTTTCCGGCCGGACAAGATCGGCGCGCTGGCACTCACCTGCTGAGGCCCGCCGATGAATCCGCTGGTCTATTTCTCCAGCAGCTCGGAGAACACCCATCGGTTCGTTGAGAAACTGGGCCTGCCGGCGATCCGCATTCCGATCGCCGGCGCCCGCAGCAAATTGCTGATGGAACAACCCTATATCTTGATCGTACCCAGCTATGGCGGCGGCAGCGCCGTCGGCGCGGTGCCGATCCAGGTGATCCGCTTTCTCAACGTTCCGCAAAACCGTTCATACCTGCGCGGCGTCATCGCCGCCGGGAACACCAACTTCGGCGCAGCGTACGGCATCGCCGGCGACATCATCGCCAAAAAATGCCAGGTGCCTTTTTTGTACCGCTTCGAGCTGCTCGGCACGACGCAAGACGTTGAAAACGTTAGACAGGGAGTAACCGCATTTTGGCAACGACAGAATTGACCAGGCCCGAGACGGGCGCGCTGGATTACCATTCGCTCAACGCGATGCTCAATCTTTACGATGCGGAAGGTCGGATCCAGTTCGATAAAGATCGGCTGGCGGCGCGGCACTACTTCCTGCAGCACGTCAACCAAAACACCGTGTTCTTCCATAACCTGGAGGAAAAGCTGCGCTATCTGGTGGAGGAAGGCTACTACGAGCCGCAGGTGCTGGCGCAGTACGAATTCCCGTTTATCAAGCAGCTGTTCCAGCAGGCCTATGCCAAAAAATTCCGCTTCGAGACCTTCCTCGGCGCCTTCAAGTACTACACCAGCTATACGCTGAAAACCTTCGACGGCAAACGCTATCTGGAGCGCTACGAAGATCGGGTATGCATGGTGGCGCTGACGCTGGCGGCGGGCGACACCGGGCTGGCGCAGGATCTGGTGGAGGAGATGATTTCGGGCCGCTTCCAGCCGGCCACGCCGACTTTCCTCAACTGCGGCAAACGCCAGCGCGGTGAGCTGGTCTCCTGCTTCCTGCTGCGCATCGAAGACAATATGGAATCGATCGGCCGGGCGGTGAACTCCGCGCTGCAGCTGTCGAAACGCGGCGGCGGCGTGGCCTTCCTGCTGAGCAATATTCGCGAGGTGGGCGCGCCGATAAAGCGCATCGAGAACCAGTCCTCCGGCGTCATTCCGATCATGAAAATGCTCGAAGACGCCTTCTCCTACGCCAACCAGCTCGGCGCGCGCCAGGGGGCCGGCGCGGTGTATCTCAACGCCCACCACCCGGACATTCTGCGTTTCCTCGACACCAAGCGGGAAAACGCCGACGAGAAGATCCGCATCAAAACGCTGTCGCTGGGGGTGGTGATCCCGGATATCACCTTCGAGCTGGCGAAGAACAACGAAGAGATGTACCTGTTTTCGCCCTACGACGTCGAACGGGTGTACGGCGTGCCGTTTTCGGAGATTGCCGTTAGCGAGAAATATCGCGAGATGGTGGACGACAAGCGCATCCGCAAATCGCGCATCAACGCGCGCGAGTTCTTCCAGGTGCTGGCGGAGATCCAGTTCGAATCCGGCTACCCCTACGTGATGTTTGAGGACACGGTCAACCGGGAGAACCCGATCGCCGGGCGGATCAACATGAGCAACCTGTGTTCGGAGATCCTGCAGGTTAACCGCGCCAGCACGTATCACGAGGATCTGAGCTACGATCGCATCGGCAAGGACATCTCCTGCAACCTCGGCTCGCTGAACATCGCCAAAACCATGGACGCGCCGGACTTCGGCAAGGCGATTGAAACCGCGATCCGCGCGCTGACCGCGGTGGCCGACATGAGCGATATCCGCTCGGTGCCGTCAATAGCCGAGGGCAACCGCAGCGCCCGCGCCATTGGCCTGGGCCAGATGAACCTGCACGGTTACCTGGCGCGCGAGCGCATTTTCTACGGCTCGGAAGAAGGCATCGACTTCACCAACCTCTATTTCTATACCGTGGCCTATCACGCCCTCCGCGCCTCGAACCGGCTGGCGATAGAACGTGGCGGCGCCTTCGACGGCTTTGAGCACTCCCGCTATGCCAGCGGCGAGTACTTCGACAAGTACACCGAACGCGACTGGCTGCCGCAGACCGAGCGGGTGCGCGAGCTGTTCGCCGCCGCCGGCATCGCCATTCCGGGCCGCGACGAGTGGCGCGCGCTGCGCCAGTCGGTGATGATGCACGGGCTGTACAATCAGAACCTGCAGGCGGTGCCGCCGACCGGTTCCATCTCGTACATCAACAACGCCACCTCCAGCATCCATCCGATCGTCTCGCGCATCGAGATCCGCAAGGAAGGCAAGATCGGCCGCGTTTACTATCCGGCGCCCTACATGACCAACGACAACCTGGCGTATTACCAGGATGCCTACGAGATTGGTCCGGAAAAGATCATCGATACCTACGCCGCCGCTACGCAACACGTCGATCAAGGGCTGTCGCTGACGCTGTTCTTCCGCGATACCGCCACCACCCGCGACATCAACCGCGCGCAGATCTACGCCTGGCGCAAAGGCATCAAGACTATCTACTACATCCGCCTGCGCCAAATGGCGCTGGAAGGCACCGAGGTGCAGGGCTGCGTGTCCTGCGCGCTGTGAGGCAACTTATGACGACCCTAACATCGGCGCCGCTGGTGCGCGCCATCAACTGGAACATCATCGAAGACGACAAGGATCTGGAGGTGTGGAACCGCCTGACCTCCAACTTCTGGCTGCCGGAGAAGGTGCCGCTGTCCAACGATATCCCCTCTTGGGCCACGCTGACGCCAAAGGAACAGCAGCTGACCATTCGGGTGTTTACCGGGCTGACGCTGCTGGACACCATCCAGAACACCGTCGGTGCGCCGGCCCTGATAGCCGATGCGCTGACGCCGCACGAAGAGGCGGTGTACTCCAACATCAGCTTTATGGAGGCGGTGCACGCCCGTTCGTACAGCTCAATTTTCTCCACCCTGTGCCAAACGCCGGACGTGGACGACGCCTACCGCTGGAGCGAGGAAAACCGTGCACTGCAAAAGAAAGCCGGCATCATTCTGGCGCACTACCGCAGCGACGATCCGCTGCTGAAGAAGGTCGCCAGCGTGTTCCTCGAGTCGTTCCTGTTCTATTCGGGCTTTTATCTGCCGATGTACTGGTCGAGCCGCGCCAAGCTGACCAACACCGCCGATCTGATCCGCCTGATCATCCGCGACGAGGCGGTGCATGGCTACTATATCGGCTATAAATTCCAGAAAGGGCTGGAGAAAGTGGACGCCGCACGGCGCCAGCAGGTGAAAAACTTTGCCTTCGATCTGATGCAGGATCTGTACGATAACGAGGTGCGTTACACCGAGGAGCTGTACGACGGCGTCGGCTGGACGGAAGACGTGAAGACCTTCCTGCACTACAACGCCAACAAGGCGCTGATGAATCTGGGGTATGAGGCGCTGTTCCCACCGGCAATGGCGGAGGTCAACCCGGCGATCCTGTCGGCATTGTCGCCGAACGCCGATGAAAACCACGACTTCTTCTCCGGTTCAGGTTCATCTTACGTTATCGGCAAGGCGGTCAACACCGAGGATGAGGACTGGGATTTCTGAGGGCTGGCTGGCCGTATCAGGAAAAGGCTTTCGCGGGAGTGCGACGTGTCGTGCTCCCGCGACTATGTGTTTTGCTTGAAGGCCGCACGCAGCTCAAGCCGCCGCCAAATAGCGCGTTTCTCCGCGTCGCCGGCGGTCGGCCAGGCAGCGATCTCCGCCCGCGTGCGCCGGCATCCCCGGCACTGCTGGGTTTCGTCGTCGATGCGGCACAGGCTGACGCAGGGCGATCTCACGCCGTGCTGGAATTGCTGATTGTCACCCGCCATAAACCGCCCTTGATGTAATGTGTGCCGCCACAGGATACCCGATCCGGCGGCGGCGCGTCGTCAATCAGATGATGCCGCCGTTGGCGCGCAGGGTTTGGCCGTTGATCCAGCCGCCGTCGGCCCCGGCGAGGAAGGCCACCGCCGCAGCGATATCGTCCGGCATGCCCAGCCGCTCCAGCGGCGCCATCTTCGCCAGCCGCTCGATCAGCTCCGGCGTTTTGCCATCGAGGAACAGCCCGGTGGCGGTCGGCCCCGGCGCGACGGCGTTCACCGTGATATTGCGGCCGCGCAGCTCTTTTGCCAGCACGCTGGTCAACGCTTCTATCGCCGCCTTGCTGGCGGCGTACATGCCGTACCCCGGCTGCAGCAGCCCGACTACGCTGGAGGAGAAGTTGATGATGCGGCCGTTATCCCGCAGGCGTTTCGCCGCTTCACGCATCGTGTTGAAGCTGCCTTTCAGGTTGATGTCGATCAGACGATCCGCATCTTCATCACGCATGTCCGCCACCGGCGCCAGCGCGATCACCCCGGCGTTGTTGATCAGCACGTCGACGCCGCCAAACGCCTGTTCGGCGCTGTCGAACAATCGGGAAACCGCAGCCGCATCGCTGACGTCGGCTTTGGCGCCGAGCGCGCGGCCGCCCGCCTGTTCTATCTTGCGCACCAGCTCATCGGCCGGCGCCGGGTTGCCTGAATAGTTAATGATGACGGTAAAACCGTCGGCGGCCAGACGCTCGGCGATGGCGGCGCCGATGCCGCGCGATGCGCCGGTGACGATGGCGACGCGTTGAGTAGCGTGATTCATGAATATCTCCTCATCGGGTTAATGTACCGTCATCATGCACCTTTCGCTGTGTCGAATAATCCCCTATTCTTCGACATCACAATCCGAAATAAGCGAACAATTATCATGGACAGGATCGATGCCATGCGCCTGTTCACCCGCGTGGTGGAACAGCGTAGCTTTACCCAAGCGGCGCAGGATCTTAACCTGCCGCGCTCCACCGTGACCGACGCCATCAAACAGCTCGAAGCCCGGCTGCAAGTCAGGCTGCTACAGCGCACCACCCGCCACGTCAGCCCGACGCTGGACGGCGAAGCCTACTATCAGCGCTGTCTGAGCATTCTGGCGGACATCGAAGAGGCGGAGATGGCGTTCGCCGGCGCCAAACCACGCGGGCTGCTGCGCATCGAGGTGCACGGCACGCTGGCGCGCCATTTTTTGTTGCCCGATTTGCCTGATTTCTTGGCGCAATACCCGGATATCGAACTCTCTATGAGCGAAGGCGATCGGCTGGTGGACGCGCTGCGGGAAGGCATCGACTGCGTGGTGCGCGTCGGCAAACTGCGGGACAGCGACATGGTGGCGCGCCGCCTGGGCGAGCTGGAAGAGGTGACCTGTGCCGCCCCGGCCTACCTGCAGCGCTTCGGCACGCCGCAAAACCTGGACGATCTGCGCCATCACCGCATGGTGGGCTTTCGCTCTTCGGCGACCGGCGCGCTGATGCCGCTGGCGTTCACGGTGGCGGGGCAAGCGCAGCCCATCACGCTGCCGGCAACGGTGTCGGTCAACGCGGCGGAGAGCCTGGTCGCCGCCGCCCGCGCCGGGTTGGGCATCATTCAGGTGCCGCGCTATCACCTGCGCGGCGATCTGGCCGACGGCAGCCTGTTGCCGCTGCTGCCGGATTGGCCTTCTCCACCGATGCCGGTCTCGCTGCTTTATCCGCGCAACCGCCAGCTGTCGCCGCGGGTGCGCGTGTTTCTCGATTGGTTCAGCCGGGTGTTCGCCGAGCGGAACCGGTAGCGACCGAGTGCGTTACAGCGCGCCGTAATTCAGCGGCACCCAACCGTACCCTTCACCCTGGCGGTTCAGGTAGCCCAACCCTGGGAACGACAGGTGTGCGCCGCCCACCAACTCGCTCTGCCGCGCGCTATCGCCGAACACCCGCAGCCGCTGAGCGACCGCCGCCTTGGCGTCGCTGTCAAAGCTGATAGCCACCTTCGGATGCGGCATCTGTACCGCCGCCACGTGGATCAGATCCCCCAGCAACAGCAGCTTTTTGCCCTGGCTCGTCACCTGATACACGCTGTGCCCCGGCGTATGGCCGTGAGCGGCGAACGCAGCGATGCCTGGCGACAATTCACCGTCACCGCTGAACGGCTTAAAGTGGCCAACCGCCTGGTACGGCTTGATCGCCGCCATGGCCTTTTCGAAATTGCCTTTGTTCTGCGCTTTGGCCTGTTTCAGTTTGTCCGCGCTCAGCCAGAAGTCCGCGTCCTGGCTGGCGGCGCGCACCACCGCATTAGGGAATACCGCCTTGCCGTCGTGCGTCAGGCCGCCGAGGTGATCCGGGTGCATATGGGTCAGGTAGATCTCATCCACCTGCTCCGGCTGGTAGCCCGCCGCGCGCAGGTTATCCACCAGTTTGCCCAGACCGTCGCCCAGCAGCTGGCCGGCGCCGCTGTCGATCATCACCAGCTTGTCGCCGGTATTGATCAGATAGGCATTGACCGAGGTGACCACCGGCAGGCTTTGATGCCGCTCGGCCAACCCGGCGGCGATCTGCTGCGGCGTGGTGTTCAGCAACAGCTTGTCCGCCGGCAGGCGAATGACGCCGTCGGACAGCGCGGTCACTTCAAAGCTGCCCAGCATGATGCGATAAAATCCCGGCGTCGGGGTTTTGGCTTGCGGCGCGGCGGCCCCGGCCTGTAATGACATAACGGCCAGCGCCGCGCCCAGCAGACAACGTTTCCAGAACATGATGACTCCTTGCGAGAATTGAACAGCGCTAAGTATTGACGCAAAAAGCCCGATGCGCCTGTTTAATAAATGCCTTTGATAAATATATAAATAATATATTTATTATGAATAATTTTGTTTGCCGAGCCACACAACCCCAATCCATATTTTCTCGCTCGCCACTTGGTTATTTTCCTTACTCCCTAAACCAAGAGTGAGGAAATATCATGAACTATCAATTCGAAAATCTGGTCTTTGAAGGCGGCGGCGTAAAAGGCATCGCCTATGGCGGCGCGCTGGAATTGCTGGAAGCCAAAGGCATCATGCCGCAGATCAAGCAAACCTCCGGCGCCTCGGCGGGCGCCATCGCCGCGCTGCTGGTCGGCCTGGGCTGCAGCTCGGCGGACGTCACCAAAATTCTGTCGGCGATGGATTTTAAAAAATTCCTCGATTATAACGGCGGCTTTTTCGGTACGCTCCAGGACGCCTACCGCCTGTTCAATCAATACGGCATCGCGCCCGGCGATTATTTCTATCAATGGTCGCGCGATATTATCAAGCAATATACCGGCAAGCCGGATATTACCTTCGAGCAGTTCGAAGCGATGAAAGCGGCGAAAGGGTTCAAGTCGATT is part of the Serratia marcescens genome and encodes:
- a CDS encoding DUF883 family protein is translated as MFKKAERTERDIDQDVTLLADTLDEVLRESGDKTKEELKELHSKAKGVLRDARARFNGSTSLTQHARDAVDQADSYVRDKPWQGVGIGAAVGIVLGVLLARR
- the pdxR gene encoding MocR-like pyridoxine biosynthesis transcription factor PdxR, producing MMPSFLTSLRLDSRLAEPLYRQIYQRIKDAITQGSLAAGSRLPSVRGLASDLGVARATVESAYAQLIAEGFLQSRGQAGTYVSPQLPHMPSGAVSAAPLLAAMAPDPLQPQGMLQPFQLGLPALDAFPRALWQRIVARQLRGSTVASLALPPAGGLPELREAIAHYLHLSRGISCRPEQVFLCAGYPALLDWVVETLLHAGDAVWIEDPGYPVTRPLLRAAGVRPVAVPVDEQGMDVAAGMLTAPEARLAVVTPTHQSPLGVSLSLTRRMALLDWAQQRGAWILEDDYDSEFRYHGRPLPPLKSLDVQGRVLYAGTFSKTLFPALRMAYLVVPVGLTEAFARSSRLRGCGCPPLLQAGVADFIRQGHFYRHLKRMRPLYRQRREWLTQALERQLGAWLTTVPQQGGIQLLARLRDGVADAPLAAQAWQQGLAAQALSDWRIDHPVGQGLLLGFANFSRREETERAVQGLAQLFKRLN
- the nrdI gene encoding class Ib ribonucleoside-diphosphate reductase assembly flavoprotein NrdI, with translation MNPLVYFSSSSENTHRFVEKLGLPAIRIPIAGARSKLLMEQPYILIVPSYGGGSAVGAVPIQVIRFLNVPQNRSYLRGVIAAGNTNFGAAYGIAGDIIAKKCQVPFLYRFELLGTTQDVENVRQGVTAFWQRQN
- the nrdH gene encoding glutaredoxin-like protein NrdH, with the translated sequence MSIIIYSKPDCVQCNATYRAFDKQGIDYQVIDLTQDQQALNHVKSLGYQQVPVIIAGDDHWSGFRPDKIGALALTC
- a CDS encoding MFS transporter, whose product is MSYRSKVAIVYLLGFFVDLINMFIANVAYPAIGQAMRASVSQLAWVSNGYILGLTLVIPLSAWLAQRIGGRRVFLLSLTLFMLATLGAGNADSIGALIGWRTLQGMGGGLLIPIGQTLTYQLYRSHERAGLSAAIMLVGLLAPALSPALGGWLVDRLDWRWVFFANLPLAALALALAALWLRAETSTAVRKPLDGKGLLSACAALTLLLLGLTRLSEAGHQASGAALLAAGLLVLAYYLRHSLRAPQPLLNLRLVGDPLLRNAMAVYLCIPGLFIGVSLVAMLYLQNQLGMPAAQVGGLMLPWALASFLAITLTGKTFNRLGPQPLLIAGCLLQGAGMLTLAQIDQAGQYALQIAAFALMGFGGSLCSSTAQSSAFLQIPDAQLADASALWNINRQLSFCLGVALLSLLLNLLLTVLPPAAAYRTCFILAGASVFIPLLLCLRLANRAIVRQLNAQQDAL
- a CDS encoding LysR family transcriptional regulator, which codes for MLNLQRLAIFAAVVEAGSFTAAAAALGQTKAVVSFNVKQLENELGVSLLARSTRRLSLTDAGERFYQRSLQLLQEAENVLDDVRRDHHGLSGVLRITSTPEYGAQVVVPALAAFSRQHPRLRIQHVSSSYHADLISERFDVAIRLGQLADSSHRAALIDSFAIFPVASPGYLADRPIHSLTDLAQAQWIAHSRLSSPLSWQVATPQREAVLFKVADAATLTGDSAAALLAFALHGAGVALLPAWLAQPEIDAGRLLRLLPDHRFPEQSIYALYPNTRHVPEKVRAFIDFLRARVARGE
- a CDS encoding DUF4440 domain-containing protein codes for the protein MNPYFTEVIDAHIAIERWLGKGAGEEQALLARFTPDFSMIALNGAPLDFATLCAFFRAHRAAKPGLEIVIEEMRLVAEWPTGAVVSYREKQSLPGQSATLRYSTVVFERLPNALGWRHLHETAAVQ
- the asr gene encoding acid resistance repetitive basic protein Asr; its protein translation is MKKVLALIVAATMGLSSVAFAADTAATAPATTTAPAATTTTAAPAAAAEKAPAKATHHKKAKHHKKAPAQKAQAAKKHHKKAPAQKAQAAKKHHKKAPVQKAQAAKKHHKKAGKKA
- a CDS encoding carboxymuconolactone decarboxylase family protein, encoding MIKQRLNYAELAPAPYKNMVSALMALEKGALDKATIELMFMRVSQINGCAYCLDMHGKALRESGFSHAKLDTLAGWRVSHEFSERERAALEWAESVTLIAATGAPDSAFEALKAHFSDVEIADLTFAISIMNAFNRLAVSMRQ